GGGTCATGGTTACACATCCTAGAATTTTCAGGAGATTTTAGTAGTCCCAATGTTAGATGATCGTAAGCATCTCATTTTAATTGACTAATTGTTGCGCGTATTGTGTATACataatatatactccctccatactaaaaaaaaaagtcattttGACAAGGGTTGGGTCAAATATTGCGAATATAAATCATGCATAACTTTTAAGTTCTTTAGTTTTAAAATACGAAAATCATATGAATAGattttcttgaaaaatactttcataagaATATAATTGTATCACATtgtaataaatatttttataagaaTAAAAAAGTCAAAGTCATGCTTTGGAGATCGTGTCACTGTCCAAACGACTTTCTTttcgagtatggagggagtacgagTGTAGGGAGCATATAACTAGTGTGAGTGTGATTGGATTACACAGTCAACGTTCATTTGCGCATTAAAAAATCCTGTCAACTATGTAAAAACAGTACACGATGTAAGAAAATATATCCGATCTCCTCCAGCTAGCAATATGCTTTGTGTTGCAACTTCCAAATTCatgcaatatttttttttacaagtcTTCCCTGCCGATATGATCAGTATCCCAATGCAATGAATCCAGCTTATAAAAAAAACAGTGTGGTATGATTTGCATGCTGGCTAGTTGACTTTGGGATTCAAACctgtgatggcactaccttagCTTGCAACTAACGAATAATAACGTCAGCACCTATTCTTTTAAGGTCGAAAGGATTATAGGGGAAAGGCAACATTATTGTATTGCCCCCGAGTTCGAACATAAAATTGGCAGAAAAGGAAGAATTTTAAAAATGGACCGGACAGAACATAATTGAGAGAAATCAAGCACCTTATTCATCTTCTATCTACAGTGTTTTTTCCAGTTCCATTTATGTATTGGTTGCATATATATAGTAGCCAATAGAGCCTAAAAGCTTTAGTTGGTAGGAAAAGCTAGACAACTTAAGAACTTACACTTAAAACATTGTCCTCTTTAGATTTCTCTACCGAATTCAATCCCACGACCGTGACGGCATAAACTTAGGCCTGTGCAAAACTCTAAAGTGAGACCTAATAGACTAGTGAAAAAGAACaattaaatattaaatatagtgtAATATATTATATAGGAACGAAACATATCATGAATAATACCTATTTAATCTTAGTTGCATAATATTTAGGCCGGCAAATGGCAAGACTCGAGTGCAATTGGCAAGACTTGAGGGAGCACAATTTGCAAGACTCGAGGGCAACTGGGCAAGCCAACCTTCCTTCTAAGCCTGCCTCCACACCGTGCGACTGGTTTGCTATAGACCACCTTCCCTCTAAGCCCACTATCTTCTTGGGTGAAAACTTTCAAGCCAAACTAACTCGTTGGATATATAAGATCATTCTCAATGGGAGTTTATTCCCACGAAATGAGGTGACATACTGACATATCAGCGAAAGTGATGGCATGACAAAGAAGTTACGGTacgagcagagagagagagagagagagagagagagagagagagagatgagttTGATCACGATGGAACCTCGTGTACAATGTTTCCAATACATTAGAAACTGAGTCAAACTGCATCGAGATTCGAGAATGTTTCGTTTCGTTCTAGTGCATTGGAAATCGAGTGAAATTCTACTAAGAGTGTTCTACTTCACAGTAGTTTCCTCCAAGCCCACCACCCTCTCAGGTGAAAAGGTTTAAGTCCACCTAAATTCATAAAATACACAGTATAAGACCATTCTCAGTGGGAATTCCATTCCCTCTAAATGAGGTGACATATCAGCAATACTGCTAGTGACATGGCAAAGAGGTTGGAGCATGATGAGAGAGAGGAGATGAGTTTGATCATGATGAAACCTAGTGTACATTGCATTAGAAATCGAGTGAAACTTCACTGATAGCGTTTCTTTTCATTCTAATGCGTCGTAAATCGAGTTAACTCCAGTAAGAGTGTTTCAtttgacaacacaacacttaaATGGTATGGTAAGCCTAGGAAACAGTGAAACGGAATATTTGAATTGTAGGAAACAGTAAATGAAGCTGGCCGCTGAAAGTGGCCTAAATATGTGAAGTACTCCAAGCGAATTGAAGAAATGATGCTGTGCCCAGAGAAGTAGGATATTCGATGCCTCTAATAAAATACTCAAGTGGCTATAGCGTTTCCCAATAAAAAAGatacatatactccctccatattgtTTTATTTGACGTTAGGACATCAAACAATAGTTCATTTTCTATACAGATTCTTGTCTGAAACGTCAAATAAAAggatacggagggagtagcagCGTAGAAGTAAATTGCTTTGAAATGATCAAACATCGATCAGAACAGTGATGAGTTAAAATTCAATAAAATATGCCAATCTATGTTGCAATGTAAAAACCATCAACCCAAACAATGACGTGGCAGGAAGATGATGAACAAAGTAACCAACTGAAATGAAGATCCAACGCATATTCCTCCTGGATGGATGATCATATCAGTGCCGGTCGATGAAACACTTGATGGTATGAACGAGCTCCTTCGTCCTATTCGCCGTGAGCTGGTCGGACTGCACGGCGAAGAAGTTGAGATAGAAGATGTGCGCGACGTCCCCTCGACTGACCACCGTCTCCACCTTCTTCCCAAGGTGCTCCATGGCCTTCCCGTAGTCCACCTGCGGATCATGGAGCAGGTCCTTCTCCGCAACCATGAGCAGGAACGGCGGCATCCGCACATGCGCCACGGCCTTGGCCGCCAGCTCCGGCGATGCGTAAGGGCTGTCCTTGTTGACGCCCATGGGCAAGCCGAGCGCGAGGAGCTTGTCGATCATCTCCGGCGTCAGGAACAGGCTCGGTGGGTTCTCGAGCTCCGACCGGCTCTTCTGCTCCCGGGCGAAGCCGGGGTGGAGGAGCActccgccggcgagcttcaccggGTGCAGAACTCCCAGCTTCTCCTCCTCGCCAGCGCGGGCAGCCACGAGGTGCACAAGGTTGCCGCCGGAGCTGTCGCCGATGAGGAACACGCGGGAGAAGTCGGCAGCGTGACGGAACCGTTCCACCGCTGCCGTAGAGTGCTCATCGCCGTTGACGTTGCTGCCGCCGTGTGCGATATCACGGATCCACAGGAGCGCGGCATGGCCGGCATCgatggcggcggggaggcggtgcTCGGGCGCGAGGGGGAGGTAAACGGAGACTATGCCCGCGacgccgagctcggcggcgagtGGGGCGTAGAAGTTGTGGTAGAGCGCCCACGAGGAGCGGGAGACGCagaagccgccgccgtggaagtGGACGAGGACCGGACGCCGCCGGGGCGGCGACTGATCACCAGCCGCCTCCGGGAGGTAGAGCCGGACGTTGACGCCGTGGCCCGTGGTGATGTCGTGGACGGTCACGCCGCCCCGTGGCTCGGCATAGGGCGGGACGTCCGCGGTGAAAGGCTCGGCTCCCGGCGGGGTCAGCCGCTCGACACTGCCGTCAGAGTAGACGCGGATCCAGCCCGCAACCTCCTCGACGACCGTCCTGTTAGGGTCTGCCTGCGCCATGGTCGTAGCCACCAGTCGAGCACCAGCTTCGTTGGGAGCCCGTTTCCGCTATTGATGCCTTGATGGATTGCAAGGTTTGGTGTGATTTTGCCACTTGCCAGAGCGAAATGGTGCTTTTTATTTAATGGGATGCCATGAAGGTGGAGCCTGGGGATATCCATGCGTTGACTTTCGAAGTGATCGAAGATGTCATTGTACGTATATAAATACTACAGGCCTCGTTATGAAGTTCATCTATCTATctattctatttttttattttatatttataaaaaattaaaataactgAAACTCTTTCTCATTAAGATTAGGCCTACCTTACCCCTCAGAGAGGCCCCACTTGTCATGCCAAAAAGTTTGACAAAAGGAAGAGGGAGATTGATTTCGTCAGTATTTTTCACCAAAATCCTAATACTTTGTACCCGCGTATTACTTTCTTTTGCACATGACATGACTTCACCCATAATTCGCGTCATTATttttttggaaggataatagttgacatcattatttatggaagaaaaagaatgcgtattattttttgaaggaaaataaatgacattgttgcttgatggaaaaaaaaactaaacgtGCCCGTGGAACGTACACGACTAGTTATTTAGTAAGTAGCACTATATTATATATTGCTATCAACATCAAACCAGGCGTGCTGG
This genomic interval from Panicum virgatum strain AP13 chromosome 8K, P.virgatum_v5, whole genome shotgun sequence contains the following:
- the LOC120646198 gene encoding probable carboxylesterase 17, with the protein product MAQADPNRTVVEEVAGWIRVYSDGSVERLTPPGAEPFTADVPPYAEPRGGVTVHDITTGHGVNVRLYLPEAAGDQSPPRRRPVLVHFHGGGFCVSRSSWALYHNFYAPLAAELGVAGIVSVYLPLAPEHRLPAAIDAGHAALLWIRDIAHGGSNVNGDEHSTAAVERFRHAADFSRVFLIGDSSGGNLVHLVAARAGEEEKLGVLHPVKLAGGVLLHPGFAREQKSRSELENPPSLFLTPEMIDKLLALGLPMGVNKDSPYASPELAAKAVAHVRMPPFLLMVAEKDLLHDPQVDYGKAMEHLGKKVETVVSRGDVAHIFYLNFFAVQSDQLTANRTKELVHTIKCFIDRH